One genomic segment of Rhodothermales bacterium includes these proteins:
- a CDS encoding DUF2911 domain-containing protein — MRLRHLPTAALLVLLASPVAAQQNLTVPRASPHATVSQRIGLTDVTVDYHRPAVNGRAIWGGLVPYGQVWRAGANENTTLTLSSPAMIGGADVPAGTYGLHVIPAAQGPWTVALSSMADAWGSFSYDPSEDVARFSVTPRAAPMEESLSFRFDDPTNEAATLVLAWEEMEVPIPISVDTPSVVLANMEREMRSLPRFSWQGWNQIAAWALANDLRLGDARGWAEQSVSINRTFTNTMTLAAIHAKLGNERDATSTRADAMALATEAEMNTYGYQLMGAGEMAEALAVFRKNVADHPDSWNVWDSLGEALAAQGETAEATEMYEKARALSPQAQHARIDGVLAGLRGSN, encoded by the coding sequence ATGCGCCTCCGCCACCTCCCCACCGCCGCGCTGCTCGTCCTCCTCGCGAGCCCGGTCGCCGCCCAGCAAAACCTCACCGTCCCCCGTGCGAGCCCGCACGCGACCGTCAGCCAGCGGATCGGCCTCACCGACGTCACCGTCGACTACCACCGGCCCGCCGTGAACGGCCGCGCCATCTGGGGCGGGCTCGTCCCCTACGGCCAGGTCTGGCGCGCGGGTGCCAACGAGAACACGACGCTCACGCTCTCCTCGCCCGCGATGATCGGCGGCGCCGACGTGCCAGCCGGGACGTACGGCCTCCACGTGATCCCGGCGGCTCAGGGTCCGTGGACCGTCGCGCTCAGCTCGATGGCCGATGCGTGGGGCAGCTTCAGCTACGACCCCTCGGAGGACGTCGCCCGCTTCTCCGTCACGCCGCGCGCCGCGCCGATGGAAGAGTCGCTGAGCTTCCGCTTCGACGATCCAACGAACGAGGCGGCGACCCTCGTCCTCGCGTGGGAGGAGATGGAGGTCCCGATCCCGATCTCTGTCGATACGCCGAGCGTCGTCCTCGCGAACATGGAGCGGGAGATGCGGAGCCTGCCGCGCTTCTCGTGGCAGGGCTGGAACCAGATCGCCGCGTGGGCCCTCGCCAACGACCTCCGGCTCGGCGACGCGCGCGGCTGGGCCGAGCAGTCCGTTTCGATCAACCGCACGTTCACGAACACGATGACGCTCGCGGCGATCCACGCCAAACTCGGCAACGAGCGTGACGCGACCTCGACGCGCGCCGACGCGATGGCGCTCGCTACGGAAGCCGAGATGAACACGTACGGCTACCAGCTCATGGGCGCGGGCGAGATGGCCGAAGCCCTCGCCGTCTTCCGCAAGAACGTCGCCGATCACCCCGACTCGTGGAACGTGTGGGACAGCCTCGGCGAAGCGCTCGCCGCGCAGGGCGAAACGGCCGAGGCGACGGAGATGTACGAGAAGGCCCGCGCCCTGTCCCCGCAGGCCCAGCACGCCCGTATTGACGGCGTCCTCGCCGGATTACGTGGGTCGAACTGA
- a CDS encoding DUF2188 domain-containing protein, with protein MAQTVYHVVPSGDEWAVKKQGSEQASRVAGTQKEAVQYAETFARKQAPSRVVIHGEDGQIEAQHSFDKGTAPESHWLTVVTSPPVLTGLALALGVTGVVWFLKSRD; from the coding sequence ATGGCACAGACCGTGTATCACGTCGTCCCGAGCGGCGACGAGTGGGCCGTCAAGAAGCAGGGCTCCGAGCAGGCGTCGCGCGTGGCGGGCACGCAGAAAGAAGCCGTCCAGTACGCCGAGACGTTCGCGCGGAAGCAGGCGCCGAGCCGCGTCGTGATCCACGGCGAGGACGGGCAGATCGAGGCGCAGCACTCGTTCGACAAGGGGACGGCGCCGGAGAGCCACTGGCTGACCGTCGTGACCTCGCCGCCCGTGCTCACCGGGCTCGCCCTCGCGCTCGGTGTCACCGGCGTCGTGTGGTTCCTCAAGAGCCGCGACTGA
- a CDS encoding IS5 family transposase, whose protein sequence is MRSQRYGSDLTDAQWEVIAPLLAGHRSIKHPPRRILDALLYLAKTGCQWRYLPGAYPPWQSVYYVFRRWMARGLLRALVHRLRRLVRIRLGRAPSPSAAIIDSQSVKTSHVGGERGFDGGKLVTGRKRHILVDTLGLLLAVLVHRADLNDSQRAPQLLDRVQGEVPRLEVVFADAGYRYTPAGLIWRVFGWLWQVVEREPGQRGFVVLKKRWVVERTFAWFGGYRRLSKDYERLPAVSEALVQLSAIRLMVRRIA, encoded by the coding sequence ATGCGCTCGCAACGCTACGGCTCCGACCTGACGGACGCCCAGTGGGAAGTTATCGCTCCGCTGCTCGCAGGTCATCGCTCCATCAAGCACCCCCCTCGCCGCATCCTCGACGCCCTGCTCTACCTCGCCAAGACCGGCTGCCAGTGGCGCTACCTCCCCGGCGCCTACCCGCCTTGGCAGAGCGTCTACTACGTCTTCCGACGGTGGATGGCACGGGGGCTCCTGAGGGCGCTCGTCCACCGGCTCCGCCGCCTCGTGCGCATCCGCCTCGGTCGCGCACCAAGCCCGTCGGCGGCCATCATCGACTCGCAGTCGGTCAAGACGAGCCACGTCGGCGGCGAGCGTGGCTTCGACGGGGGCAAGCTCGTCACCGGCCGGAAGCGCCATATTCTGGTCGATACGCTCGGGCTGCTGCTGGCCGTGCTGGTTCACCGGGCCGACCTCAACGACAGCCAGCGCGCGCCGCAGTTGCTCGACCGAGTGCAGGGGGAGGTCCCTCGGCTGGAAGTCGTCTTCGCCGACGCGGGCTACCGCTACACGCCTGCGGGCTTGATCTGGCGCGTGTTCGGGTGGCTGTGGCAGGTGGTCGAGCGGGAGCCGGGGCAGCGGGGGTTCGTCGTGCTGAAGAAGCGGTGGGTCGTCGAGCGAACGTTCGCGTGGTTCGGCGGGTACCGCCGGCTCTCGAAGGACTACGAGCGGCTACCCGCCGTCAGCGAAGCGTTGGTCCAACTCAGTGCGATTCGGTTGATGGTTCGACGCATCGCCTAG
- a CDS encoding N-acetylmuramoyl-L-alanine amidase, with protein sequence MAAVPPPRPSNKRDILQAVYEDNLRVADPVTKPRSRPIRRPQALEAPPPPTVSRRYASAIVGLAVLGVVLVGVIVQGLQAGAAPDSGQAAERRMGQYGPVMGPAMDPATNARFSVEHPEDLALADIFNLQVNTIVIDPGHGGRDPGTLGATGMREKDITLDVALRLRDRLRRREGYRILLTREADEAVALGDRVAYANEHEADLFVSLHVNWIPDKRVAPLETYYFGLQTDDATLQLAHGENAAADYSVAEFNMMLQRAGNTVKFQESKELAGAVQHSLVRSVGETNAAASDWGVKAGPFVVLLGVEAPAILAEMAAISNPDEEARLGTAAHREALAQSLEEGIIAYLQQRQLTPTPTVTPHGSEEN encoded by the coding sequence ATGGCCGCCGTGCCACCGCCCAGACCGTCCAACAAGCGCGACATCCTCCAAGCTGTCTACGAGGACAACCTGCGTGTGGCGGACCCGGTGACCAAACCCCGATCGCGCCCGATCAGGCGCCCACAAGCGCTAGAGGCGCCGCCGCCGCCGACCGTTTCGCGGCGGTACGCCTCGGCCATCGTCGGCCTCGCCGTACTCGGCGTGGTGCTCGTGGGTGTCATCGTGCAGGGGCTGCAGGCCGGCGCGGCACCCGACAGCGGCCAGGCAGCGGAGAGGAGGATGGGGCAGTACGGCCCCGTGATGGGGCCGGCGATGGACCCCGCGACGAACGCGCGCTTCTCCGTGGAGCACCCCGAGGACCTCGCCCTCGCCGACATCTTCAACCTCCAGGTCAACACCATCGTCATCGACCCCGGCCACGGCGGGCGCGACCCCGGCACGCTCGGCGCGACGGGCATGCGTGAGAAAGACATCACGCTCGACGTGGCCCTCCGCCTCCGCGACCGGCTCCGGCGGCGCGAGGGCTATCGCATCCTCCTGACGCGTGAGGCCGACGAGGCCGTCGCGCTCGGCGACCGCGTCGCCTACGCGAACGAGCACGAGGCTGACCTCTTCGTCTCGCTCCACGTCAACTGGATTCCCGACAAGCGCGTCGCCCCGCTCGAAACGTACTACTTTGGGCTTCAAACCGACGACGCGACGCTCCAGCTCGCGCACGGTGAGAACGCCGCCGCCGACTACTCCGTGGCCGAGTTTAACATGATGCTGCAGCGTGCCGGGAATACGGTTAAATTCCAGGAGTCGAAGGAGCTGGCCGGCGCGGTCCAGCACAGCCTCGTGCGGAGCGTGGGCGAGACGAACGCCGCGGCGAGCGACTGGGGCGTCAAAGCCGGGCCGTTCGTCGTCCTCCTCGGCGTGGAGGCGCCCGCGATCCTCGCCGAGATGGCGGCGATCAGCAACCCCGACGAGGAGGCGCGCCTCGGCACCGCCGCGCACCGCGAGGCCCTCGCCCAATCCCTCGAAGAGGGCATTATCGCGTACCTTCAGCAACGCCAGCTCACCCCTACCCCGACCGTTACCCCCCATGGCTCAGAAGAAAACTAA
- a CDS encoding DUF4870 domain-containing protein, translated as MNDTLHPALSDEACKTASLLHLSALVGLLGNGIGFLLGPLVVWFLKRDEDPFIDEHGKEAVNFQLSMFLAAIVSAVLIVFLIGFVLLGIVAIAMVVFPIIAAMKARDGEMYRYPATIRFIK; from the coding sequence ATGAACGACACGCTCCACCCGGCCCTCTCCGACGAAGCCTGCAAAACGGCCTCGCTCCTCCACCTCAGCGCCCTCGTCGGGCTCCTCGGCAACGGGATCGGCTTCCTCCTCGGCCCGCTCGTCGTGTGGTTCCTCAAGCGCGACGAGGACCCGTTCATCGACGAGCATGGCAAGGAGGCGGTCAACTTCCAGCTCTCGATGTTCCTCGCGGCGATCGTCTCGGCCGTGCTGATCGTCTTCCTCATCGGCTTCGTGCTGCTCGGGATCGTGGCGATCGCGATGGTGGTCTTCCCGATTATCGCCGCGATGAAAGCGCGGGACGGCGAGATGTACCGCTACCCGGCCACGATCCGGTTTATCAAGTAG
- a CDS encoding S41 family peptidase — protein MLPRATLLALLVSLAFCTPPAAQPGPVTTEERAEVADRIGTLLAERYVFADKGVEAGAYVRERIEAGAYDGVTEPDSFAAVLTRDLQHVTRDKHLRVRHRAPQQGPGGPPDPLRERLSQRERNRAANLGIQSVEILDGNVGYLDLRFFPPEEDVREAYDAALRLLANVDALIIDERQHGGGSPSGIRYLTSYFFDAPTHLNSLHWREGDTENVEEFWTHTDIGGTPRPDLPLFVLTSDYTFSGAEEFANNLKELGRATIVGETTGGGANPGGLMPAGQRFGVFVPVGRAVNPISGTNWEGVGVAPDVEVPAEDALDRALELARPAATAYDAAREQRLETQITVLETGMADAAAAFDAGRDASAQVATLLRTTLDTGLMDEPTINGYGYLHLQSERPALAVAIFRFNVQTFPESWNVYDSLGEALAAQGETDEAKRMYEKARALAPNDQHGRIDDMLERL, from the coding sequence GCGCAGCCCGGCCCCGTCACCACCGAGGAGCGCGCCGAGGTCGCCGACCGCATCGGGACGCTCCTCGCCGAGCGCTACGTCTTCGCCGACAAAGGGGTCGAGGCCGGGGCGTACGTCCGCGAGCGGATCGAGGCCGGGGCGTACGACGGCGTGACCGAGCCCGACAGCTTCGCCGCCGTGCTCACGCGGGATCTCCAGCACGTCACCCGCGACAAGCACCTCCGCGTCCGCCACCGCGCGCCGCAGCAGGGACCCGGCGGCCCGCCCGACCCGCTCCGCGAGCGGCTGTCGCAGCGCGAGCGCAACCGCGCCGCCAATCTCGGCATCCAGTCGGTCGAGATCCTCGACGGCAACGTCGGCTACCTCGACCTCCGCTTCTTCCCGCCGGAGGAGGACGTGCGCGAGGCCTACGACGCCGCGCTGCGCCTGCTCGCGAACGTGGACGCGCTCATCATCGATGAGCGGCAGCACGGCGGCGGCAGCCCGTCCGGCATCCGCTACCTCACGTCCTACTTCTTCGATGCGCCGACGCACCTCAACAGCCTGCACTGGCGCGAGGGCGACACGGAGAATGTCGAAGAGTTCTGGACCCACACCGACATCGGCGGGACGCCGCGCCCGGACCTCCCGCTCTTCGTGCTGACGAGCGACTACACCTTCTCCGGTGCCGAGGAGTTCGCCAACAACCTCAAGGAGCTCGGCCGCGCCACGATCGTCGGCGAGACGACGGGCGGCGGCGCGAACCCTGGCGGCTTGATGCCCGCGGGCCAGCGCTTCGGCGTGTTCGTCCCCGTGGGCCGCGCCGTCAACCCGATCTCGGGCACGAACTGGGAGGGCGTCGGCGTCGCCCCCGATGTCGAGGTCCCGGCCGAGGATGCGCTCGACCGCGCGCTCGAACTGGCTCGCCCCGCGGCGACGGCCTACGACGCCGCGCGCGAGCAGCGGCTGGAGACGCAGATCACCGTCCTCGAGACGGGGATGGCCGATGCCGCCGCCGCGTTCGACGCCGGGCGCGACGCGTCGGCGCAGGTGGCGACGCTCCTCCGCACCACCCTCGACACAGGCTTGATGGACGAGCCGACCATCAATGGCTACGGCTACCTCCACCTCCAGAGCGAGCGGCCCGCCCTCGCCGTCGCCATCTTCCGCTTCAACGTTCAGACGTTCCCCGAGTCGTGGAATGTCTACGACAGCCTCGGCGAAGCGCTCGCGGCGCAGGGCGAGACCGACGAAGCGAAGCGGATGTATGAGAAAGCGCGCGCCCTCGCCCCCAACGACCAGCACGGCCGCATCGACGATATGTTGGAACGACTCTAG
- a CDS encoding queuosine precursor transporter gives MIRQPYVLSRPQKLYVVCAAIFITALVIAEATASKFFTAFALPVPITILGLEFTSVIMTAGVIAFPVTFIVTDLLNEYYGKAGIRFVTFVGMAMIVFEFALLQAAMAVPTAGISPVPAEAFDLVFGATGRIILGSLVAYLVGQLADITLFHWLRRLTQGRHLWLRATGSTFGSQFLDTAIVLTVAFAGQLALGEIVAITLFNYSYKLVIAVAITPLIYAAHWVIDRYLGDELAEAMIEQAEADAAVLPGAA, from the coding sequence ATGATCCGCCAGCCCTACGTCCTCTCCCGCCCGCAGAAGCTCTACGTCGTCTGCGCCGCCATCTTCATCACGGCGCTCGTGATCGCCGAGGCGACGGCGAGCAAGTTCTTCACCGCGTTCGCCCTCCCCGTCCCCATCACCATCCTCGGCCTCGAGTTCACATCCGTCATCATGACGGCGGGCGTCATCGCCTTCCCGGTCACGTTCATCGTGACGGACCTGCTCAACGAGTACTACGGCAAGGCGGGCATCCGCTTCGTCACGTTCGTCGGGATGGCGATGATCGTGTTCGAGTTCGCGCTCTTGCAGGCGGCGATGGCGGTCCCCACGGCGGGCATCTCGCCCGTACCCGCCGAGGCGTTCGACCTCGTCTTCGGCGCAACGGGGCGGATCATCCTCGGCAGCCTCGTGGCCTACCTCGTCGGGCAGCTCGCCGACATCACGCTCTTCCACTGGCTGCGGCGGCTGACGCAGGGCCGCCACCTCTGGCTCCGCGCGACGGGCTCCACCTTCGGCTCGCAGTTCCTCGACACGGCGATCGTGCTGACGGTCGCCTTCGCCGGCCAGCTCGCGCTCGGCGAGATCGTCGCGATCACGCTCTTCAACTACTCGTACAAGCTCGTCATCGCCGTCGCCATCACGCCGCTGATTTATGCGGCGCACTGGGTGATCGATCGCTACCTCGGCGACGAGCTCGCCGAGGCGATGATCGAGCAGGCCGAGGCGGACGCGGCCGTGCTGCCCGGCGCGGCCTGA
- a CDS encoding phosphatase domain-containing protein: MPHLLARLLTPIEETLDRAKLGLKWKYGLWRDLRVRPYLGYGTPDEVRLTGRVLDDKRIETGPSDSVWTNVRRTLRRVESDEVPGATVRLTDGDRTMEAETDGDGYFTFNFAPDAPARPWHEVTLDLAAPEPDDPAGARATGRILLPPTDADFAVVSDLDDTIVKTGATNKLSYARAVLLNNATSRLPFPGVGAFYRALRGGPDGGGGNPFFYVSSSPWNLFGQFHGFLRHRDIPEGPIFLKDFGIDEDKFIKGGHRSHKLDYLRTLLDAYPDLGFVLVGDSGQEDAEIYLRLAHERPGRLRAVYIRDVSDRDRDRKVQQIADELAGLGVPMCATEHSVDAARHAAEVGLIPADAVERVAAEADEEAQRETGLWDRLLG, from the coding sequence ATGCCTCATCTCCTCGCCCGCCTCCTCACCCCTATCGAAGAGACGCTCGACCGCGCCAAGCTCGGGCTCAAGTGGAAGTACGGCCTCTGGCGGGACCTCCGCGTCCGCCCCTACCTCGGCTACGGCACGCCCGACGAGGTCCGCCTCACGGGCCGCGTCCTCGACGACAAGCGGATCGAGACCGGGCCCTCGGATAGCGTGTGGACGAACGTCCGCCGCACGCTCCGCCGCGTCGAGAGCGACGAAGTGCCGGGCGCGACGGTCCGCCTCACCGACGGGGACCGGACGATGGAGGCCGAGACCGACGGCGACGGCTACTTCACGTTCAACTTCGCCCCCGACGCTCCGGCTCGCCCGTGGCACGAGGTGACGCTCGACCTCGCCGCCCCCGAGCCCGACGACCCCGCCGGGGCACGCGCGACGGGCCGCATCCTCCTCCCCCCGACCGATGCCGACTTCGCCGTCGTCAGCGACCTCGACGACACGATCGTGAAGACGGGGGCGACGAACAAGCTGTCGTACGCCCGCGCCGTGCTCCTCAACAACGCGACCTCGCGGCTCCCCTTCCCCGGCGTCGGCGCGTTCTACCGCGCGCTCCGGGGCGGGCCGGACGGCGGCGGCGGCAACCCGTTCTTCTACGTGTCGAGCAGCCCGTGGAACCTCTTCGGGCAGTTCCACGGCTTCCTCCGCCACCGCGACATCCCCGAGGGGCCGATCTTCCTCAAGGACTTCGGCATCGACGAAGACAAGTTCATCAAAGGCGGCCACCGCAGCCACAAGCTCGACTACCTCCGCACGCTCCTCGATGCCTACCCCGACCTCGGCTTCGTGCTCGTCGGCGACAGCGGGCAGGAGGACGCCGAGATCTACCTCCGCCTCGCGCACGAACGGCCGGGCCGCCTACGCGCCGTTTACATCCGCGACGTGAGCGACCGCGACCGCGACCGGAAAGTGCAGCAGATCGCCGACGAGCTAGCGGGCCTCGGCGTGCCGATGTGCGCCACCGAGCACAGCGTGGATGCCGCCCGCCACGCCGCCGAAGTCGGGTTGATCCCGGCCGATGCCGTCGAGCGCGTCGCGGCCGAGGCGGACGAGGAAGCGCAGCGCGAGACCGGCCTCTGGGACCGACTGCTCGGTTGA
- a CDS encoding SDR family oxidoreductase codes for MSALEGKAAIVTGASSGIGAATARALARAGASVALAARREDRLHALRDEIEADGGRALVVATDVTDRAAVQRLADRAKEAFGAIDVLVNNAGVMPLSYLKNMHVDEWLKMVDVNVNGVLHGIAAVLPTMMAQRSGFVVNVSSVAGRSLFPGGAVYCGTKFAVRAISEGMRQELTPTFGIRVTCIEPGAVATELGQGITDEELMRDTAGLFDGVQFLEADDIARSILHTLEAPPHVDVSEVLIMPSGQAR; via the coding sequence ATGTCCGCCCTCGAAGGAAAAGCCGCTATCGTCACCGGAGCCTCCAGTGGCATCGGTGCCGCCACGGCCCGCGCCCTCGCCCGCGCCGGGGCGTCCGTCGCCCTCGCCGCCCGCCGCGAGGACCGCCTCCACGCCCTCCGCGACGAGATCGAAGCCGACGGGGGCCGCGCCCTCGTCGTCGCCACCGATGTGACCGACCGCGCCGCCGTCCAGCGCCTCGCCGACCGCGCGAAGGAGGCGTTCGGTGCCATCGACGTGCTCGTCAACAACGCGGGCGTGATGCCGCTCTCGTACCTCAAGAACATGCACGTCGACGAGTGGCTGAAGATGGTCGACGTCAACGTGAACGGGGTGCTACACGGCATCGCCGCCGTGCTGCCAACGATGATGGCGCAGCGGAGCGGGTTCGTCGTCAACGTCTCGTCGGTGGCGGGGCGGAGCCTGTTCCCCGGCGGCGCGGTGTACTGTGGGACGAAGTTCGCCGTCCGCGCGATCTCCGAGGGGATGCGACAGGAACTGACGCCGACGTTCGGCATCCGCGTCACCTGCATCGAGCCGGGCGCCGTTGCCACGGAGTTGGGCCAGGGCATCACGGACGAGGAGCTGATGCGGGACACGGCCGGCCTGTTCGACGGCGTCCAGTTCCTCGAAGCCGACGACATCGCCCGCTCGATCCTCCACACCCTCGAAGCGCCCCCGCACGTGGACGTGAGCGAAGTGCTCATCATGCCGTCCGGCCAAGCCCGGTAG
- a CDS encoding nuclear transport factor 2 family protein: MLRRLLLPALALALLPTAAHAQTPEAAAVMAPIHRLFDGMRAADTTMMRSAFHDGSTLLSVGLDREGTVTVRETPIDQFMTGVAQPHDEVYDERLGEPEIRIDGDLATVWVPYGFYLGDTFSHCGVNAFQLARLHGDWVIIHTADSRRRDNCDPAVAP, translated from the coding sequence ATGCTTCGCCGCTTGCTCCTCCCCGCCCTCGCGCTCGCCCTCCTCCCCACCGCTGCGCACGCGCAGACGCCGGAGGCGGCGGCCGTCATGGCCCCGATCCACCGCCTCTTCGACGGTATGCGCGCCGCCGATACGACCATGATGCGGTCCGCCTTCCACGACGGTTCTACCCTCCTCTCCGTCGGACTCGACCGCGAGGGCACCGTGACCGTCCGCGAGACGCCCATCGACCAGTTCATGACTGGCGTCGCGCAGCCGCACGACGAGGTGTACGACGAGCGGCTCGGCGAGCCCGAGATCCGCATCGACGGCGACCTCGCGACGGTGTGGGTGCCCTACGGGTTCTACCTCGGCGACACGTTCAGCCACTGCGGCGTCAACGCCTTCCAGCTCGCCCGGCTCCATGGGGACTGGGTGATCATCCACACCGCCGACTCGCGCCGCCGCGACAACTGCGATCCGGCCGTCGCGCCGTAG
- the mamK gene encoding MamK family actin-like protein — protein MAQKKTKASSKADILHIGIDLGTSRSAIVASNGKRTWVESYVAWPKDFVAKKMLGEDILFGEKALENRMSVTLVRPLENGVIRDGTARDEEAVRELIHHLIEEVKPEEGQRIQAAVGVPAEALKVNKLAIRDAVREYADALMVVSEPFSVAYGLDALTNAMVIDIGAGTVDFCVMHGTMPTEEDQRTLTLAGDYVDRHLKGLLEERHPEARFSETAVRHFKEQHGYVGTANGKLPMKASVGGKMTDIDVAKELKEACESIVPAITETAIDLIARYDPDFQELVKKNIYVAGGGSQIKGIAEAIEDALKEYGPCRVRVVDDPLFAGAEGALALAQDMPDEFWEDM, from the coding sequence ATGGCTCAGAAGAAAACTAAGGCTTCCAGCAAGGCCGACATCCTCCACATCGGCATCGACCTCGGCACGTCGCGGAGCGCGATCGTCGCCTCCAACGGGAAGCGGACGTGGGTCGAGAGCTACGTCGCGTGGCCGAAGGACTTCGTGGCCAAGAAGATGCTCGGCGAGGACATCCTCTTCGGCGAGAAGGCCCTCGAAAACCGGATGTCGGTCACGCTCGTGCGCCCGCTCGAAAATGGCGTCATCCGTGACGGCACAGCCCGCGACGAGGAGGCCGTGCGCGAGCTGATCCACCACCTCATCGAGGAGGTGAAGCCCGAGGAGGGCCAGCGCATCCAGGCCGCCGTCGGCGTCCCCGCCGAGGCGCTCAAGGTGAACAAGCTCGCCATCCGCGACGCCGTGCGCGAGTACGCCGACGCCCTCATGGTCGTCTCCGAGCCGTTCTCCGTCGCCTACGGGCTCGACGCGCTCACGAACGCGATGGTGATCGACATCGGCGCCGGCACCGTCGACTTCTGCGTGATGCACGGCACGATGCCGACCGAGGAGGACCAGCGCACGCTGACGCTCGCCGGCGACTACGTCGACCGCCACCTCAAGGGGCTCCTCGAAGAGCGCCACCCCGAGGCGCGGTTCTCCGAGACCGCCGTGCGGCACTTCAAAGAGCAGCACGGCTACGTCGGCACCGCCAACGGCAAGCTCCCGATGAAGGCGTCCGTCGGCGGCAAGATGACGGACATCGACGTAGCGAAGGAGTTGAAGGAGGCGTGCGAGAGCATCGTCCCGGCCATCACCGAGACGGCCATCGACCTCATCGCGCGATACGACCCGGACTTCCAAGAGCTAGTCAAAAAGAACATCTACGTCGCCGGCGGCGGGAGCCAAATCAAGGGCATCGCCGAGGCCATCGAAGACGCGCTCAAGGAGTACGGCCCCTGCCGCGTCCGCGTCGTCGACGACCCGCTCTTCGCCGGGGCTGAGGGTGCCCTCGCGCTCGCCCAAGACATGCCTGATGAGTTCTGGGAAGACATGTAA
- a CDS encoding FkbM family methyltransferase, whose amino-acid sequence MTEFERFGHRFKFFLGDRVGEMWFEWGGDTGEIAFLWEHMVEPGDVIFECGAHHGELTVLFAHRVGQEGKVVAFEPVPRNVEILERQVELNGFENVQIVPAAVGQEPGQVRITDESNAQVSPKGPGIDVPVVRLDDYLHLKPTLLKIDVEGFEATLLKGAQQVLATKPKISLEIHTSSLSRYGTSAEEILELVGWESYEWWRQFPGEDEVLPWDREPVDRTIHIFGKPIG is encoded by the coding sequence GTGACTGAGTTCGAGCGATTCGGTCATCGCTTTAAGTTCTTTTTGGGTGATCGTGTTGGAGAGATGTGGTTTGAATGGGGGGGGGACACGGGGGAGATCGCTTTCCTGTGGGAGCATATGGTCGAGCCTGGAGATGTCATCTTCGAATGTGGCGCACACCATGGTGAACTCACTGTCTTATTCGCCCATCGCGTAGGGCAAGAGGGGAAGGTGGTCGCGTTCGAGCCCGTCCCGCGCAACGTGGAGATCTTGGAGCGTCAAGTAGAACTGAACGGTTTCGAAAACGTGCAGATAGTGCCAGCGGCTGTAGGCCAGGAGCCGGGACAGGTACGTATTACGGACGAGTCGAATGCGCAGGTCAGCCCGAAAGGGCCAGGGATTGACGTACCGGTGGTGCGTCTGGACGATTACCTCCATCTTAAGCCTACGCTACTGAAGATCGACGTGGAGGGGTTCGAAGCAACCCTACTCAAAGGAGCGCAGCAGGTATTAGCGACAAAGCCGAAGATCTCTCTAGAAATACACACCTCTTCTCTGAGTAGGTATGGGACTAGCGCAGAGGAGATCCTCGAGTTGGTAGGGTGGGAGTCGTACGAATGGTGGAGGCAATTCCCTGGGGAAGATGAAGTGCTACCCTGGGACAGGGAGCCGGTCGATCGTACGATTCATATTTTTGGAAAGCCGATAGGATAG